A region of the Polaribacter sp. L3A8 genome:
AAAGTATTCTTGAGAAAAAGGTCTGTTGATATCTAATATTTTCCATTTTGCATTAAAACCTTCTTCTGTAATTTTATCAGAATTATGTGGTAAATATTCTCCGATAAAATTAGCAGTTTTCCAGTCTGAATTGATGCTAACATCTGTTTCTTGACCTACTGGTATAAAACGAATTTGTTTGCTTCCTTTCATTTTTATGGTTATAGCAAATGAAGTTTCCTTTCCGTTTGGTACATCTAAAAGTTGTAAGTTATTGCTTTCTAATTCGTTTAAACCTACATAATCTGTGTTGTAGACTATTTGAGAATCTGTATTTTTAAAGTTCTTAGAAGTTAACTGATACTTGTTTTTATGAAACTGAATTTCAAACAAACTAGCGGCTCCTTTTAAATTTGAAGATTGTATAATTACTCTTGTTTTATCCCAAAGAATATCTTCGTCGTTAATTTCTATTTCAGAAAAATTGGGTTTAGAGAAGCTTCCATTAATAGCAATGCTACTTTTATAAACAGCAGTTTTATAGATTCCTCTTGTTTTTTCTTCTGGATTTATGGTTGAATTTATGACCAACTTTTTAGGGAAAAAGTGTGCATATTTTATTTTGGTAATTGTTTCCTTTTGTACCTCTTTAGTAATTGGATTTGTTATCGTTTTTTCTGAATATCTTTTATAAGGTACTTTTAAAATAGGACCATAAATTAGAGCTTCTTCTCCCCATTTTTGATTGATTTCACTAACAACTTCTTGCTGGCGTATCATTCTTTCGTAAATTAAACTTTTAATATAAGAGAGCGGAATCATCAATACA
Encoded here:
- the creD gene encoding cell envelope integrity protein CreD; its protein translation is METNNQQQGKFGKWVKTSITARMLMVGILILVLMIPLSYIKSLIYERMIRQQEVVSEINQKWGEEALIYGPILKVPYKRYSEKTITNPITKEVQKETITKIKYAHFFPKKLVINSTINPEEKTRGIYKTAVYKSSIAINGSFSKPNFSEIEINDEDILWDKTRVIIQSSNLKGAASLFEIQFHKNKYQLTSKNFKNTDSQIVYNTDYVGLNELESNNLQLLDVPNGKETSFAITIKMKGSKQIRFIPVGQETDVSINSDWKTANFIGEYLPHNSDKITEEGFNAKWKILDINRPFSQEYFNGIPNLKNYAFGVNFLIPVDEYQKSERSAKYGFLVIGLTFLIFFLIQSMSKINIHPFQYLMIGIALTMFYTLLISISEHSSYLKAYLISGASVVSLITLYSKSILKNIKFPIFIGVSLTALYTFIFVIIQLENYALLVGSIGLFVILAAVMFASRKIDWENS